The following coding sequences are from one Helicoverpa armigera isolate CAAS_96S chromosome 2, ASM3070526v1, whole genome shotgun sequence window:
- the LOC110377354 gene encoding zinc finger protein 665 codes for MTSLLLLKSMLFANALQKTGKKKKKNKIKKVRKVKILRLNMCRICNNEKGDIPIFNNFVQPNIPEEIHNFSGITLNNSDNLSKHMCQSCLDLLNGCIMFRDMCQRNNKLLNDVGVSIKKEQNQECQNEDKVTSDAKADSEDSYNIPSPTFSDDNELFPMWGCSTCGEEFHAMSTYTKHIAKCNAQSTEVPTKAPEEKRKFLCDICGKTAYSNASLLVHMAIHENVFPYKCDVCPYQGRTMDLLKVHKRSHLADKPYKCTQCPKSTTTSSNLAKHMRHVHSTTRPFKCTYCDKAFSYQHDMKRHVKDIHLRQGTVECDICYKKFNTRKILQGHRWKIHKIKGERQGRLPSYLQCQMEEPNNENNVNENINNCVPNY; via the exons atgaCTTCTCTTTTATTACTTAAGTCTATGCTCTTTGCAAATGCTCTTCAAAAGACTggtaaaaagaagaagaagaacaaaatcaAGAAAGT tcgTAAAGTAAAGATCCTACGCTTAAATATGTGCAGAATATGCAATAACGAAAAAGGAGACATACCaatattcaataattttgtacaacCCAATATTCCTGAAGAAATACACAACTTTTCTGGTATTACA ttaaataaTTCAGACAACCTATCAAAACATATGTGCCAGAGCTGCTTAGACTTGTTAAATGGCTGTATTATGTTCAGAGACATGTGTCAAAGGAATAACAAACTGCTCAATGATGTTGGAGTATCtataaaaaaag AACAAAATCAAGAGTGCCAGAATGAAGATAAAGTGACCAGTGATGCTAAAGCAGATAGTGAGGACTCCTATAACATTCCATCACCCACATTCTCTGATGATAATGAACTGTTCCCTATGTGGGGATGCTCCACATGTGGAGAGGAGTTCCATGCCATG AGTACATACACCAAACATATAGCAAAGTGCAATGCACAATCAACAGAAGTGCCAACAAAAGCTCCAGAGGAAAAGAGGAAATTCCTTTGTGATATCTGTGGTAAGACTGCTTACTCCAATGCCAGCCTCCTTGTTCATAT GGCCATCCACGAAAATGTGTTCCCATACAAATGTGACGTTTGTCCATATCAAGGCAGAACAATGGATCTGCTAAAAGTGCACAAGAGATCTCACTTAGCGGACAAACCATACAAATGTACACAATGTCCTAAGTCAACAACAACATCCAGTAACCTTGCTAAACACATGCGACATGTTCATAGCACTACAAGACCATTTAAG tgTACATACTGTGACAAGGCATTCTCATACCAACATGATATGAAAAGGCACGTAAAAGACATACACTTAAGACAAGGAACAGTTGAATGTGATATCTGCTATAAGAAATTCAATACAAG aaaaatattacaagGCCACAGATGgaaaattcacaaaattaaaggCGAAAGGCAAGGCCGACTACCTTCGTACTTACAGTGCCAAATGGAAGAACCTAATAACGAGAACAATGTtaatgaaaacataaacaattgTGTTCCCAACTACTAA
- the LOC110377364 gene encoding uncharacterized protein LOC110377364: MSNFNIAIAVLLCFRLCTAFDLPRDGCQSDLKINNNLYNVTNTYQVGDVYPTDAHYDVYGNLFYVETGQNEKGYYFNVNVIKFKTAAPQKIPGLPEDASYSIAIDNGQKKVYFGTGRGIFKYNYETHEATPVSSSTFKLNMIFIDKDSNKYVTENNDGIEELYLLDGEMMKKIRFNTLEALNELTIDDKNNFYYIKQEKLFVLKSTLSSPICIGNISYDGMAQIAVHNDNVFVASDDLLYFHENDTGNLKVVNNAPGNVTAIAFDLSGDFILGVPGKILKYKKNECLIRKSQSQ; this comes from the exons ATGAGTAACTTTAACATAGCTATAGcagttttgttatgttttcGGCTATGTACCGCGTTCGACCTGCCTAGAGATGGGTGCCAATCAGACTTAAAAATCAACAACAATCTCTACAATGTGACGAATACGTATCAAGTGGGCGATGTTTACCCAACCGATGCACACTATGACGTATATGGCAACCTGTTCTATGTGGAAACTGGACAAAACGAAAAGggctattattttaatgttaacgtTATTAAATTCAAAACTGCTGCTCCGCAAAAAATACCAG GTTTACCAGAGGATGCTAGTTACTCGATTGCAATAGATAACGGCCAAAAGAAAGTATATTTTGGCACTGGCAGGGGCATCTTCAAGTATAATTATGAGACTCACGAAGCCACGCCTGTTTCTAGCAGCACCTTCAAGcttaatatgatatttatagATAAGGACagcaataaatatgtaactgAAAACAATGATGGTATAGAAGAATTGTACCTATTAGATGGAGAAATGATGAAGAAAATTCGCTTCAACACTCTCGAAGCTTTAAATGAATTGACAATTGATGACAAAAACAACTTCTACtacataaaacaagaaaaattgtttgttttgaaatcaACTCTTTCGTCACCAATTTGTATTGGTAATATCAGCTACGATGGCATGGCGCAAATAGCCGTTCATAACGATAACGTCTTTGTAGCCAGTGATGATTTACTATATTTTCACGAAAATGATACGGGAAATTTAAAGGTCGTCAACAATGCTCCCGGAAATGTTACAGCAATAGCTTTTGATTTATCTGGTGATTTTATACTTGGAGTTCCtgggaaaattttaaaatataagaaaaatgaaTGCCTTATCAGAAAATCGCAATCGCAATAG
- the LOC110377381 gene encoding zinc finger protein 729: MAVYLTKKMLSKMNKIKYPCGPSTEIPSNSFDDPWSSLLMDGTNKKMPLAKQMICRVCARAAQHPLSDRIDEYDIMSALRSITNITIEVDDSLPKFICTECFNNLKNAMQFKRTCEASDKKFKKILNPTGSPSTPLYPYSKHDFQLILHQIKQKRMKIEEKIAKEQMRRERLQEKKSPKVKQFKCSPCDLTFPNKEKLMAHRRERQCMRRACDICGQLVLSIAQHMRHIHKQSVPHQCPTCGKEFPIIARLKNHMLVHTNTFNFFCDLCPYKCKHKYYLVMHMRTHTGEKPHKCTQCPATFVNQSNLNKHKLTHQEKQFKCMLCEKAFRTNTVLREHHEATHMNIKHTCNYCGRDFCYKSDLRKHEIRNHNRMKRDYIGGEPTYKQVERLQKMQETEEMDKWRVQEMTITQLPVVQATYVDPPKEFISNHAMFYPDVGMIQQQQMVQQQTVELTLPELTMKKDEVKMYETQQTITEYF, translated from the exons ATGGCAGTCTATTTAACTAAGAAAATGCTGTCTAAAATGAACAAGATAAAATATCCTTGTGGTCCGTCAACCGAGATTCCGTCTAACAGTTTCGATGATCCTTGGTCTAGCCTGCTAATGGATGGGACCAA taaaaaaatgcCGTTGGCTAAGCAGATGATATGTAGAGTTTGTGCGCGGGCCGCCCAGCATCCTCTGAGTGATCGAATTGATGAATACGATATCATGAGCGCTCTTCGAAGTATCACTAACATTACA ATAGAAGTTGATGATTCACTTCCAAAGTTCATCTGTACTGAATGTTTTAATAATCTCAAGAACGCCATGCAATTTAAAAGAACTTGCGAGGCCTCTGATAAGAAATTCAAGAAAATACTTAATCCAACAG GCAGTCCTAGCACACCACTATACCCATATTCAAAGCATGACTTCCAGCTGATTCTGCACCAAATCAAGCAGAAGAGAATGAAAATAGAAGAGAAGATAGCTAAGGAACAAATGAGGAGAGAAAGACTGCAAGAAAAGAAGTCACCAAAAGTGAAACAGTTCAAATGTTCACCCTGTGATTTGACATTCCCCAATAAG GAAAAGCTGATGGCTCACCGTCGTGAACGCCAGTGCATGCGCCGCGCGTGCGACATCTGTGGGCAACTCGTGCTCAGCATCGCGCAACACATGCGCCACATACACAAGCAGTCTGTGCCCCACCAGTGTCCCACCTGCGGCAAGGAGTTCCCCATCATTGCTAGACTGAAGAACCATAT GTTGGTTCACACAAACACGTTCAACTTCTTCTGTGACCTCTGTCCGTACAAATGCAAGCACAAGTACTACCTAGTGATGCATATGCGCACCCACACCGGGGAGAAACCCCACAAGTGCACCCAGTGCCCCGCCACCTTTGTCAACCAGTCGAATCTCAACAAGCATAAGCTGACGCACCAGGAAAAACAATTCAAA TGTATGCTGTGCGAGAAAGCTTTCCGTACCAACACGGTGCTGCGAGAACACCACGAGGCAACTCATATGAACATCAAACACACGTGTAACTACTGCGGACGTGACTTCTGTTACAA GTCGGACCTCCGCAAGCATGAGATCCGCAACCACAACCGTATGAAACGCGACTACATCGGCGGCGAGCCTACATACAAGCAGGTTGAAAGACTGCAGAAAATGCAGGAAACTGAAGAAATGGACAAATGGCGCGTTCAAGAGATGACTATCACGCAGCTGCCAGTTGTACAAGCTACGTATGTGGACCCGCCCAAGGAGTTTATAAGCAATCATGCGATGTTTTATCCTGATGTTGGCATGATACAGCAGCAGCAGATGG ttcaacAACAGACTGTGGAGTTGACTTT ACCCGAGTTGACGATGAAAAAGGACGAAGTGAAAATGTACGAGACCCAGCAGACaattacagaatatttttag